Proteins encoded in a region of the Diabrotica undecimpunctata isolate CICGRU chromosome 10, icDiaUnde3, whole genome shotgun sequence genome:
- the LOC140452195 gene encoding apoptosis inhibitor 5-like, whose amino-acid sequence MADKFEELYQKYNLLSNAKENITELSDEYLECIEHAKGTDKEKKLAAQIIAQYFKHFPQHNERALSAVFDLCEDGDPSIRISAIMFLPMLCKHSKEIATVVANILAQLMILLDQQQEFNVTCNSLDQVFKEYPLKTLKALFTQIYAAEPTTRENAVKYIYKKIIKLDEKITAVCTDLLIEEGKKILQVSTVTEFLIIIPFFMNTKYAKTPIGQQELVNLIAHRAEINQEFEGKDSLICDRLIICTDHVLPIFNATVESTEYVKFYCKQILPKWDVIAELQDGEVMQTKLLQLLADLSNHCGKLDTPTSYIVHIFDKLKLYMPLPPDDEDINKIPNLNFSAVECLLYAFHRLVRQAPEFLTSDPTTFNDFRSRLAYFSRGVGGCKRALEIIHNKDEEKIKIAPTLLDNINTLIKDLFYQTPTYRCNIQLSFKPVNSSKKEPIKLLNMQKRYAPIDFNSNNGSQTSHKHMRLNKTSENMKLYTPPSGKFSNNFQSYDDMGGRGRGRGGKGMRGGLKRMKPRGWKN is encoded by the exons ATGGCTGACAAATTTGAAGAGTTATATCAAAAGTATAATCTCTTATCCAATGCCAAGGAAAACATCACAGAG CTTTCTGATGAATACCTGGAATGTATAGAACATGCCAAAGGTacagacaaagaaaaaaaattggcTGCACAAATTATTGCCCAGTACTTTAAACATTTTCCACAACATAATGAAAGAGCTTTGAGTGCTGTTTTTGATCTTTGTGAAGATGGAGACCCATCg aTACGAATAAGTGCTATTATGTTCTTGCCAATGTTATGTAAACATTCTAAAGAAATTGCTACAGTGGTAGCTAATATTTTAGCTCAACTGATGATCCTGTTAGATCAACAACAAGAATTTAATGTTACTTGTAATTCTCTGGATCAGGTATTCAAAGAATAcccattaaaaacattaaaagctTTGTTTACTCAGATATATGCAGCTGAACCAACTACAAGGGAAAATGCTGTCAAatacatatacaaaaaaattatcaaattagaTGAGAAAATTACAGCTGTATGTACTGATTTACTTATAGAGGAAGGGAAGAAGATATTGCAG GTGTCTACAGTAACagagtttttaataataattcctttttttatgaatacaaaatatgcaaaaacgcCAATTGGGCAACAGGAATTGGTTAATTTAATAGCACACAGAGCAGAAATCAACCAAGAGTTTGAAGGCAAAGATAGTTTGATTTGTGATAGACTTATTATATGTACTGACCATGTATTACCTATTTTCAAT GCAACTGTTGAATCAACAGAGTATGTCAAGTTCTATTGTAAACAAATATTGCCCAAATGGGATGTGATCGCTGAATTACAAGATGGTGAAGTAATGCAAACAAAGCTTTTACAACTGCTGGCTGATCTTTCTAATCATTGTGGCAAATTAGATACTCCAACCTCGTACATTGTTCATATATTTGATAAATTAAAG ctgTACATGCCTCTTCCACCAGATGATGAGGATATAAACAAAATTCCAAATCTAAACTTCTCTGCTGTAGAATGTTTACTGTATGCCTTCCACAGATTAGTAAGACAGGCTCCTGAATTTCTGACTTCAGATCCAACTACATTCAATGATTTTAGATCTAGACTGGCTTATTTTTCCCGGGGTGTAGGAGGGTGCAAACGTGCTCTTGAGATAATACATAATAAAGATgaggaaaaaattaaaatagcaccTACATTATTGGACAATATTAATACTTTGATCAAAGACTTATTTTATCAGACTCCTACATATAGGTGTAATATTCAGTTATCCTTTAAACCTGTGAATAGTTCTAAAAAG GAACCTATAAAACTACTAAATATGCAAAAAAGATATGCTCCTATAGACTTTAACTCAAATAATGGTAGTCAAACAAGTCATAAGCATATGCGATTAAATAAAACTTCTGAAAATATGAAATTGTATACACCACCTAGTGGGAAGTTCAGCAATAATTTCCAAAGCTACG ATGATATGGGAGGTCGTGGTAGGGGAAGGGGTGGCAAAGGAATGAGAGGAGGTCTGAAGAGGATGAAACCCAGAGGATGGAAAAACTAG